Genomic segment of Rhodocaloribacter litoris:
AAGATCTTCTCGTGGTAGGCCGGGTCGATACCTATCCCGTTATCGCGAACGTAGAAACAGGGCTGTCCTTCGCGGTCTTCCACCCCGATTTCGATGCGGGGATGCGGCTGATCGCCCATGAACTTGACCGCATTCCCGATCAGGTTGAGCAGCACCTCACTCAGCCGGATGCGATCCCCGTAGACGACGGGCAGCCCCGGTTGTACCGCCACCGCCACCCCGCGTGCCTCCAGCTCACCGCCCAGCAACACCAGCACATCGCCCACCAGATCATCCATGGACACCTTCTTCGGTGGATTGACGAGGCGTCCCACGCGCGAGAGTCCGAGCAGGCCATCGAGCAACTGCCGCATGGTGATCCCGGCCTTTTCGATATGGTCGAGGTCTTGTTCGACCGCCTGCCTCCGCCCGGCCTTCAGATCCTCGCGTAACAATCCCACGAACCCCTGGATGGTCACGAGCGGGCTCCTCAGGTCGTGCGAGACGGTATACGTGAAGCGTTCCAGCTCGGCGTTGCGGGCCTCCAGTTCGGTGATGAGTTGCTCGCGCTCCTGCTGAGCCCGTCGCTGTTCCGTAACGTCCAGCAGTGTGCCGATGACGGCCGGCCGTCCCTGATAGGTCGCCCGCAGGCCATGCACCTCGACGTAGATCTGGCGACCGTCCTTACGACGCCCCCGAAACGTGTAGCGGATCGCCTCTTCTTCCCCCTCCACCCGCCGGCGGATGTTTTCCGCGACGAGGGGCCGGTCTTCTTCCACCACCAGATCCATGACCGTACAGCCCCTCAGAAGCTCCTCCGGCGTGTAGCCGAAGATTTCCGCCAACATGGGGTTGACATAGGCAAAACGGCCCTCCTGGATGATGTAGACACCGGTGAGCGACTGCTCGACCAGCGCCCGGAACTTGGCCTCGGCCTCACGCAATTGCCGTTCGGCTTCCTTCTGCTCGGTGATGTCGAGCATGACGCCGACGAGCCGGACGGGCCGGCCGTCTTCCGCCAGCACGTTGACGACGTCCCGGAGCCAGACCACGCGCCCGTCGGCTGCGATCATGCGATACTCGAACGTATGGCGCCGGCATTCCTCCGTGGCACGCGCACAGAAGGCCGGGGCCCATCCACGATCCTCCGGATGGATGTGCTCGACCCAGAAGTTCGGTTCCTCGATCCATCGGTCGACGGGATAGCCCAGCAAGGCCTCCGCCTCCCGGCTCACAAACGAAAACGCGAAGGTCTCCGGGTCCCCTTCCCACAGGATGGCGAGTGTAGAGCCAATCAACTCCCGGTACCGTGCCTCGCGCCGGCGCAGGTCCTG
This window contains:
- a CDS encoding PAS domain S-box protein → MHQGKASLPEPGNGSPDPRAAERRWRERVRLLSRIMTHPGGDTDAHLAEALRLITAYFGADAGVIGQVEEARMVVRYVHAPDGGPAPGERLPLDGTCEGLVLQAGEVVAVEACEGAAPCLEHAGLTAYLGVPLPVRGKPYGVLGLWFRSSSLGPAGAEDRSLLATLAGWIGTMLARRQDEQDLRRREARYRELIGSTLAILWEGDPETFAFSFVSREAEALLGYPVDRWIEEPNFWVEHIHPEDRGWAPAFCARATEECRRHTFEYRMIAADGRVVWLRDVVNVLAEDGRPVRLVGVMLDITEQKEAERQLREAEAKFRALVEQSLTGVYIIQEGRFAYVNPMLAEIFGYTPEELLRGCTVMDLVVEEDRPLVAENIRRRVEGEEEAIRYTFRGRRKDGRQIYVEVHGLRATYQGRPAVIGTLLDVTEQRRAQQEREQLITELEARNAELERFTYTVSHDLRSPLVTIQGFVGLLREDLKAGRRQAVEQDLDHIEKAGITMRQLLDGLLGLSRVGRLVNPPKKVSMDDLVGDVLVLLGGELEARGVAVAVQPGLPVVYGDRIRLSEVLLNLIGNAVKFMGDQPHPRIEIGVEDREGQPCFYVRDNGIGIDPAYHEKIFGLFERLHTGIDGTGIGLALVRRIVEFYGGRIWVESEGAGKGSTFYFTLPPPPDGT